The segment CGTCGTACGCCTCCTGCGCCACGAAGTCGAGGCCGTCCCACTCGGGCCACTCGTCGTCGTCCCACTCGTCCCGGTGCCGGCCGACGAGGGCCCGTATCCCCGGCACGTCGGCCAGCGCGTCGGGGTCGGCGACCACCGACTCGTACACCTTCCGCCCCTGCCCGACCAGCCAGAGGGTGAAGTAGTGGAAGCCGTCGTCCGTGCAGTCTCCGCTCTCGATCCGGTTCGCCGCCCGGAAGACCGCTCGCGTGCCCGCGACCTCGCAGGCGTCCTCAAGGCGCACCTGGAACTCCACGCTCTCGGCGGGCGGGCGCCGGAGCAGCTCCGTGCGCAGCCACTCCGTCCGGTCGTCCAGGTCACCGGGGCGGCGGCTCAACTCGTCGATGAGAGCCCAGAAGGCGTCTTCGTTCATGCGTACGAGCATGACACCCCTGGCTGACATCCGGGTGACGAATTACCTGCGGGTATGCGCACGCGCAGGACATGACGGAGCGGGGTGCCCCGTCGAGGGCACCCCGCTCCGTCTCTCCGTCGTACGGGAGTTACGCCGCCGCCACTCCCACCGGCACCGCCGCCGGCGACAGGGCGATCTCCAGGACCTGGCGGACGTCCGTCACCGGGTGGACCTCCAGCTTCTCCAGGATCTCGGCCGGGACGTCGTCCAGGTCGGCCTCGTTCCGCTTGGGGATCACGACCGTGGTGATGCCCGCCCGGTGCGCGGCGAGGAGCTTCTGCTTCACGCCGCCGATCGGGAGGACCCGGCCGGTGAGGGAGACCTCGCCGGTCATGGCCACGTCCGTACGGACAAGGCGCCCGCTCAGCAGGGAGGCGAGGGCGGTCGTCATCGTGACGCCCGCGCTCGGGCCGTCCTTGGGGACCGCGCCCGCCGGGAAGTGGATGTGCACGCCCCGGTCCTTGAGTCCGGTGACGGGCAGTTCCAGCTCCGCGCCGTGCGAGCGGAGGAAGGAGAGCGCGATCTGCGCCGATTCCTTCATCACGTCGCCGAGCTGACCGGTGAGGGTCAGTCCGGCGGCGCCGGTCTCCGGGTCGGCCAGGGACGCCTCGACGAAGAGGACGTCACCGCCCGCGCCGGTCACGGCGAGCCCGGTGGCGACACCGGGGACGGCGGTGCGGCGCTCCGCCGGGTCCTGGGCCGACTCCGGCACGTGGTGCGGCCGTCCGATGAGCTCGCGCAGGCCGTCGGGACCGACCGTGAACGGCAGTTCCCGGTCGCCCAGTTCGTGCTGGGCCGCGATCTTGCGGAGCAGCCGGGAGACGGACCGCTCCAGGGTGCGTACGCCCGCCTCGCGGGTGTACTCGCCGGCCAGCTTGCGCAGGCTCGCGTCCTCCAGGACGACCTCGCCGGGCTCCAGGCCCGCGCGCTCCAGCTGCCGGGGCAGCAGGTGGTCGCGGGCGATGACGACCTTCTCGTCCTCCGTGTAGCCGTCGAGCCTGACCAGCTCCATGCGGTCGAGCAGTGCCTCCGGGATGGCTTCGAGGACGTTGGCGGTGGCCAGGAAGACGACGTCGGAGAGGTCGAGTTCGACCTCCAGGTAGTGGTCGCGGAAGGTGTGGTTCTGCGCCGGGTCGAGGACTTCGAGGAGGGCCGCCGCGGGGTCGCCGCGGAAGTCGGAGCCGACCTTGTCGATCTCGTCGAGCAGGACCACCGGGTTCATGGACCCGGCCTCCTTGATGGCGCGGACGATCCGGCCGGGCAGGGCGCCGACGTAGGTCCTGCGGTGACCGCGGATCTCCGCCTCGTCCCGTACGCCGCCGAGGGCGACCCGGACGAACTCGCGTCCCATCGCGTGCGCGACGGACTCGCCGAGCGAGGTCTTGCCGACGCCGGGCGGGCCGACGAGGGCGAGTACGGCTCCGCCGCGGCGGCCGCCGACCACGCCGAGGCCGCGCTCGGAGCGCCGCTTGCGCACGGCCAGGTATTCGGTGATCCGCTCCTTCACGTCGTCCAGGCCCGCGTGCTCGGCGTCGAGGACGGCGCGGGCGCCGCGGATGTCGTACCGGTCCTCCGTCCGCTCGTTCCACGGGAGTTCGAGGACGGTGTCCAGCCAGGTGCGGATCCAGGAGCCCTCGGGGGACTGGTCACTGGACCGCTCCAGCTTCTCGACCTCCTTGAGGGCGGCCTCTCGGACCTTCTCCGGCAGGTCGGCGGCCTCCACGCGGGCGCGGTAGTCGTCGGACTCGTCGGCTGCGTCCTTGGCGGACTCGCCGTTGAGGTCGCGGAGCTCCTTGCGGACGGCTTCGAGCTGGCGGCGGAGCAGGAACTCGCGCTGCTGCTTGTCGACGCCCTCCTGGACGTCCTTGGCGATGGTCTCTGCGACGTCCTGCTCGGCGAGGTGCTCGCGGAGCTGGGCGGTGGCGAGCTTGAGGCGGGCGACCGGGTCGGCGGTCTCCAGGATCGCGACCTTCTGCTCGACGGTGAGGAAGGGCGAGTAGCCGGAGTTGTCGGCGAGGGCGCCGACGCCGTCGATCTGCTGGACCCGGTCCACGACCTGCCAGGCACCGCGCTTCTTGAGCCAGCTGGTGGCGAGCGCCTTGTACTCCTTGACCAGGTCGCTGACCTGGCCGGGCAGCGGGTCGGGCAGGGTCTCCTCGACGGTGCTGCCCTCGACCCACAGGGCCGCGCCGGGCCCGGTCGTACCGGCACCGATGCGCACGCGGCCGATGCCGCGGATGAGGGCGCCGGGGTCGCCGTCGGAGAGTCGTCCGACCTGCTCGACGGTGCCCAGGACGCCGGTCGCGGCGTAGGTCCCGTCGACGCGGGGCACGAGCAGCACCCGCGGCTTGCCCGCTCCGGGTCGCGCGGCGGCCTGGGCGGCCTCGACGGCGGCCCGTACGTCGTTGTCGGACAGGTCGAGCGGCACCACCATTCCGGGCAGCACGACCTCGTCGTCGAGCGGCAGCACAGGCAGAGTGAGCGGCACGGACGGCTTGGAGTCAGAAGCCATGATCTCCCCTTCGGCAGTCAAGTTGAGCTATGCCGACTCAATGCATGTGAGCCCATGAATGTTCCCGGACGCTCGTTCGCTCTGAGCGATCACTCTCCCCCGAAGCCCCGTCCAGCAGATGTAATACCTCCATGGATATAGCAGCCATTACGTCAGCGTGGGTGTCGGGCTGGACCGTCTCCCGGGGGACCCCCGCCGCCGTCACCGAGACCTGGGGCTACCGGATCGACGTGGGACTGCCCCGGCACGTCGTGCGGCACGTCCTTCCGACCCCCGACGAGGCCTCGGTCCGCGCTCTCTGCGCCCGGCTCACCGCCCCGTACAGCTGGCTCAAGATCATGGCGGGCCCCGAGGACGCGGGCGCGTGGATCACCGACGGATGGACGGTCCCCGACGACCCGGGCTTCATGATGGTCAAGCCGCTCGACCCCGGCGCCCGGCCCGCACCGCCGGAGGGGTACGCGCGGACCACCGAGGTCCGGGACGGCGTCATCCGGGTCCGGATCGTCGCCCCCGACGGCGCCCTCGCCGCGCGCGGCCAGATCGCCCCGACCGGCTCCACCGCCGTCGCCGACCAGATCGAGACGGCCCCCGAGCACCGGCGGCGCGGCCTCGGCGCGAACGTCATGCGCACCCTGGAGGCGGCCGCCGCCCAGGCGGGCGCGGAGACCGGGGTGCTCGCCGCGACCACGGACGGACTCGCGCTGTACGACTCGCTGGACTGGCGCTACCGGGGCCCGCTCACCGGAATCGTGCGGGACGGAACCTGACCGTCCGGCTGCGCGGGACGCCCCGTACCCGGCATGCTCGGTCCATGGTGCGAGGCGTACGGGGAACATGGTGCGGGGCGCTGCTTCTGGCCGGGGTCCTGGTCGGCGGTGCGAGCGCGTGCGGGGAGGCGGCGCCGCCCCCGCCCGGCACGACGCCGTCGGGGGTGAGCGGACCGGCCGTGCCGAGCGCCACGACGACCCCCGGCACCACGACGGATCCGAGCGTCACGACGACCCCCGGCACCACGACGGATCCGAGCGCCACGACGGACCCGGGCACCCCTACGAGCCCCGGCACCGCGACCGCGACACCCCCCGGCACCACTCCGGCGGCCGACCCCCAGCCGGGCGAGGTGCTCGTCGAGGTCGTCGTCAGCGGCGGCCTCGCCGGTGTGCGCAACCAGCTCGTCGTCCACTACGACGGCTCCTGGACCAGCCGCTCCGGCACCGAGCCGCCCCGCACCGGGCGGCAGACCCCCGCCGAGGTCGCCGAGCTCAGGGCCGCCCTGGAGGACCCCGCGTTCGCCCGGGTCCCGGAGCACCCGACGGACAGCCCGATCGCCGACGGCTTCCAGTACCAGGTGACGTACCGCGGCCGCATCGTCGTCGCGGGCGACGGCGAGCGCCCGCCCGCCCTCCGGCGGGTCTTCGCCGCCCTCCCGGAGGGCGGCCCGCCGACGCACCCGTGAGCCGGGCGGCGCGACGCGAGAACCGGACCCGCAAGCGAGAACCACGTACCGAGCAGCCGGCGGCGAGAACCGGAGAGCCGGAAGCGAGACCCGAGAACCGAACCGGGGCACGCGCGCGATAGAGAAGGCGTGAGACTGTTGCGCCCCGCAGGGGGAGGCCCCTCCGGGGGCGACGAGGACGACGACGCGGCGCTGCTGCGCGCGGTCGCCCGGGGAGACTCCGAGGCACTCGCCGCGCTGTACGACCGGCACGCCGGCTGGCTGCACGCCCGCCTCGCCCGGCGCTGCCCGGACGAGGAGACCGTACGGGAGGTCCTCCAGGACACCTTCGTCACGGTCTGGCGCTCCGCCGGCGGCCACCGGGGCCGGGGCGAGGCCGGCGGCTGGCTCTGGGTGATCGCCGCCCGGCGCCTGGTGGACGCCCAGCGGGCCCGGGCCCGCGCGGAACGGGTCGTGGAACGGGCGGCCGAACGCGCCGCCGCGTCCACGGAGCCGCCCGCCGCCGCGCCCTCCGCCGAGGAGCGGGTGCTCGCGGGCCTGGAGTACGGGGAGGTGGGCGCCGCCCTCGACCGGATATCGCCCGAACTCGCCGAGGTCCTGCGGGCGACCGTCGTCGACGGCCTGACGACCCGCGAGACCGCCCGGCTCCTCGGCATACCCGAGGGCACCGTCAAGACCCGCGCCCTGCGCGCCCGCCGCGAGCTGCGCGCCGCGCTCGGGGCGGCACACCCCGGGGGCCCGCACGCCTTGGGAGGCACCGCATGACGGCAACCCGACGCCCCGGAGCCCCTGGCACCCCCGGGGCCGCCGAGACCCCTGGGACCACCGGGTCCCCCTGGCACGTCTCCGACGCCCTCGCGCTCCGGTACGCCGACGGGTCCGCCGCCGAGACCGACGCCTGGTCGCTGGAGAAGCACGTCGAGTCCTGCGCGAACTGCGCGGGCCGCGTCTCGGCGGCCGTACGGGCCGGTGCGGCGGGGCCCGTCCTCGCGGCCGTGCGCGCCGAGCTCCTGACCTCTCTCGGACACCGGCCCGCCCCCGCGGAGTCCGCCGGCCCCGTCTCCCCCGTCGGCAACCCCCTCGGGCGGTGGGCGCGGGTCTGGTGGGCCGTCGGGCCCGCGCTGCGCGGTTCCTGGGTGGTGGCCGTGGCCCTCGTCGTCGGCGGGGCCTTCGGGCTCGCCTACGGGGCCGGGTTCCAGGGGGCGCGGAGCCTGCTGCTCGCCCTGGCGCCCGTCCTTCCGCTCGCCGGGGTCGCCGTCTCGTACGGACGCCACGCCGACCCCCTGTACGAGATCACCGCCGCCACGCCGTCCGGCGGACTGCGGCTGCTGCTCACCCGTACCGCGGCCGTCCTCGCCGTGTGCGTGCCGCTGCTCACCGCGGGCGGGGCGCTGCTGCCACCGGTGGCCGGGTTCCCGGGGGCCGCCGCCTGGCTGCTCCCCGGCCTGGCACTGACCCTGGCCACGCTCGCGCTCGGTTCGTTCGTCGGCTGCCGGGCGGCGGCGGCGACGCTCGGCGGCGGGTGGCTGCTCGCCGTCACCGGCCCCCTGCTCGGGCAGCCGGGCGCGGGCACGGGGCCCGCTTCCGGAGCCGCCGCCCTCGCCCCGTACTTCTCCGGCCCCACCGCGCAAGGGGCGTGGGCGGCCGCCGCGCTGGCCTGCGCGGCCCTCCTCGCGCTGCGGCGCCGTTCCTTCGACCACCTGGAGCCCCGGTGAACCCCACCCACGCCGTCGCGGTGAGCGGACTGACCGTCCGCCACCGCCGTACCGTCGCCCTCGACCGGCTCGATCTGTCCCTCGGCCCCGGCGTCCACGGCCTGCTCGGCCCGAACGGGGCCGGGAAGACCTCCCTCATCCGGGTCCTCGCGACCGTCGCCGCGGCCTCCTCCGGCCGGGTGGAGCTGCTCGGCGGGGACGCCACCAGCCCCCGCGAACGCACCGACATCCGGCGTCGGCTCGGCTATCTGCCGCAGGAGTTCGGCTACTACCCGGCCTTCACCGTGCGGGAGTTCGTCGCGTACGTCGCCTGGCTCAAGGAGGTGCCGGCCGACCGGGTTCCGGCGGCGGTGGAGCGCGCGGTGCGGCGGGTCGGGCTCGGCGACCGGATCGACGCGAAGATGAAGACCCTGTCGGGCGGCATGGTCCGGCGTGCCGGGATCGCCCAGGCCATCGTGAACGAGCCGGAGTTGCTGCTGCTCGACGAGCCGACGGCCGGCCTCGATCCGGAACAGCGGGTCGACTTCCGGTCGCTGCTGCGGGAGTTGGGCACGGAGGCGACGGTGGTGGTCTCCACCCACCTGGTGGAGGACGTGGCCGCGGCCTGCACCGAGGTCACCCTCATCGAGGCGGGCCGACTCGCCTTCCAGGGCACCACGGCCGAACTCACCGCGCTCGGCGGCGAGTCCACCGAAGGGAACGACTCCACCACGCACGCGGTGGAGCGGGGCTACACGGCCGCCCTGCGCGCCCACCGGGCGCCCGCGGGCGACGCGAAGGAGGCGCTCCGGTGACCAGCACCCTCACCCCTCCCCGTGCCGGACGGGCCGCTCCCGCGCGCAAGCCCCTCGCCATCGAGCTGCGGCGCGGACTGGGTCCCTGGACCGGCGCCGCCGTCGCCCTCACCCTCCTGGTCACGATGTACGGCAAGGCTCCCGGCTGGCAGGTCCATTGGGCCGATGCCACGAACATGCTGCACGTGGCCGCCGGGCTGCTCGCCGGACCGCTCGCGCTCGCGGCCGGCTGCTGGCAGGGCGGCCGGGACCGGCGGCGTGGAACGACGGACCTCTGGGAGTCCGCCCCCCGACCGCCCCTGCGCCGCCTGCTCGTCGCGGTGGCCCCCTCCGCGCTCTGGCCCGCCGCCGGGGTGCTGCTGGCCGACGCCGTCTGTCTCCTCTCGACCTGGCCGTACGTCACCGCCGGCCGCCCCTACCTCGAACTCGTCGCCGCCGACACGGTGGCCGTCGCCGCCCTCGGCGCGGTGGGCCATGTCGTCGGGCGTACGGTCCGCTGGCGGCTCACGGCCCCGCTGCTCGGCATCGTCGGGTACGTGGTGCTGGGGATGGGCTCGTACCAGGAAGGCACCCTCCGCTGGCTCAGCCCCGCCGGCGAGCACCAGTTCTTCTGGGACCGGCCGGTGTGGTGGTTCGGTCCGGTGTCGATGGCCTGGACGGCGGGGCTCGCGCTCACCGCGCTCCTCGCGTACGGGCTGCGCGGGGCCCGGCTGTGGCCGCTCACCCTGGTGCCGGCGGCCGTCGCGGTCGCCGCAGCCGGGCTGATCGCGGGTCTGCCGCGGGACGGGGGGCCGTGGCGCCACGACCCGGCGTTGGCCCGGCAGGTCTGCGACGACGGCACCCCGCAGGTGTGTCTGACGGCCGTGGACGAGGGGCTGCTGCCGGAGGTGTCGGCGGCGCTCGCCCCGCTGAACGCGCGGCTCAAGGGGGTGCCCGGCGCCCCGGTCCGGTGGGTCGGCGGTCCGTTCGGGCCCGCCCACCCCGGTGACGTCGCGCTGCCCTCCGTCGGGCAGGACGCGGTGCGCGGCCGGCTCCCGCACCCCGATCTGTATCTGAACTCGGCCGTGTTGTGGCTGTTCTCGGACACGTGCCGGCAGGGTGACCTCGCCGGTCCGAACGCGGAGCGGGCGAGCCTCGTCAACCTCGCCGTCACCGAGTGGCTGGCGCCGACGCCCGAGGGCTACGGCCCCGATACGACCGCCGCGAAGCCGTACATCGACCGGCTCGACGCCAAGTCCCCGGCGGAGCAACGCGCCTACCTGACCCGCTATCTGGCGGCGAACACCTGCCACCCGGACGAGGTGCCGGTCCCGTGAGGCTCTCCCGCACCGGTCCGACGAGGCTCTCCCGTATCGATCCCGTGCGTCTCGGCCGCCCCCACCCGATGAGGCTCTATCTGCGCTCCCGCGCCCTGCCCGGCGCGCTGGCCGCCCTCGTCGCCACGGCGGCGGCCGGCGCCTGGGCGGCCCGGTGGCTGGAATCGCTGCCCCGCTTCGACCACACGGCCCGACTGCCGGTGGTCGTCCTCGGCCCGCTCCTCGCGGCCGCCGCCGTCGGCACCAGCCTGCACACGCCGAGCGACGAGCTGGACCGTACGGCGGTACGCGCGTGGTGGCCCCGCCGTCTCGCCCATCTGCTCGTCCCGGCCGCCCTCGCCACCCTGCTGTTCGCCCTGGCGGTACCCGGCCACGCGGACGAGTTCGGCGTGCTCGCCGTCGTCCGCAACACGCTGGGGCTCATGGGGATGACGGCGGCCGCCGCAGCTGTCGTCGGCGCCCGGCTGAGCTGGCTGCCGCCGGCCTTCTTCGTGGGCACGGTCTATCTCGCGGCCCCGTCCCGGCCGGGCGGTGCGGCGCAGTGGTGGGCCTGGGTGATGCAGCCGGGCCCGCAGGGCGGCGCGTGGACGATGGCGGTCGGCGCCTTCGTGGCGGGCACGGGCCTGTACGCGTGGCGGGGCGTGCGCCGGGTGTCCGGCGAGTCCTGAGGAGCCGCGCGGGGGTGCCGGTCCCGTGACCCGCGCCGTCACCTCTCCTGTCCGAATCGTTTCTGCCGTGTCCGGATCCCATCCCCCCTCCCCCATAAGGTGTTTGTCCCCGTCGCCGTCGCCCGGTAAGGATGGCCGGGGCCCGACTGCCGAGCCGAGAGCGGAGAGACCGACCATGTCAGGAACCGTCACCCTCGACCGCCGCGAAGGACCGTACGGAGAGGTCGTGCTGCGCCGCCGCGACGAGCACTTCGAGATCATCGCCAACGGGACCTTCCTGATGGACACCTCCGACGGGCGCTCGGAGCGGCGACTGATCGACGCGGCGCAGGCCGCGCTCCCCGAGCGGTCCCGCTCCGGCGCGTCCGTCCTCGTCGGCGGACTCGGTGTCGGTTTCTCCCTCGCCCACGCCGCCGCCGACCCCCGCTGGGGCCGGATCGCGGTCGTCGAGCGGGAGGAGGCCATCATCGAATGGCACCGGCAGGGACCGCTCGCCTCGGTCTCCGGGGCCGCGCTGGCCGATTCCCGGACAGTGATCCTGCACACGGACCTGGTGGCCTATCTCCGGACCTCCCCCGACACCTACGACGCCCTCTGTCTGGACATCGACAACGGGCCCGACTGGACGGTCACCGAGGACAACGAATCCCTGTACGCGGCCGAGGGTTTGGCGGCCTGTGCGGCCCGGCTGAACCCGGGCGGAGTGCTCGCCGTTTGGTCCGCCCGACCCTCTGCCGATTTCGAAGAGTCGTTGCGGAATGCCGGATTCAGCGGGGTACGGACGGAAGAGATCCCCGTTGCCCGGGGCGTCCCCGACGTGGTCCACCTCGGGGTCCGTCCTGAATAAGTCCTGGATAGCCGGGACGCCACCGGTACCTCTAGGCTGCTGAGCCGACATCGGCGACGCGAGGCGGGGCAATGGAGCAGACACACACCACTCACCACGGTGCGGCGGCCACTCCGGGTGCCCAGCGCCGGGTGCTCGTGGTCGAGGACGACGCGACGATCGTCGAAGCGATCTCCGCGCGGCTGCGCGCCGAGGGCTTTCTCGTCCAGACGGCGACCGACGGCCCCGCGGCCGTGGACGCGGCCGAGGCATGGCAGCCGGACCTGATGGTCCTCGACGTGATGCTGCCCGGTTTCGACGGCCTGGAGGTGTGCCGCCGGGTCCAGGCCCAGCGCCCCGTCCCGGTCCTCATGCTGACCGCCCGCGACGACGAGACCGACATGCTGGTCGGCCTGGGCGTGGGCGCGGACGACTACATGACCAAGCCGTTCTCGATGCGGGAGCTGGCCGCCCGGGTGCACGTGCTGCTGCGCCGGGTGGAGCGGGCCGCGCTGGCGGCGGTCACCCCGCGCAGCGGCATCCTGCGCCTGGGCGAGCTGGAGATCGACCACGCGCAGCGCCGGGTCCGGGTGCGCTCCGAGGACGTGCACCTGACCCCGACCGAGTTCGACCTGCTGGTCTGCCTGGCGAGCACGCCCCGGGCGGTGCTCTCCCGCGAGCAGCTCCTGGCCGAGGTGTGGGACTGGGCGGACGCCTCGGGCACCCGGACCGTGGACAGCCACATCAAGGCGCTCCGCCGGAAGATCGGGGCCGAGCGGATCCGTACGGTCCACGGCGTCGGTTACGCGCTGGAGACCCCGGCGCTGTGAGCCGGCTGGGGCCCAGGGGGCCGCGGGAGCTGCGGGGGCCGGGCGGCGAGGTGCACCGGCGGCGCCGGATCGTGATCTCGATCAAGACCAAGCTGGGTGCGCTGGTCGTCGGGGCGGTCCTGCTGACCTCGGGTCTCGCCCTGGTGGCCATCCGCACGTCCACGGAGTTCCGGTACATCACGATCTTCGCGATGATCGCGACCCTGCTGATCACCCAGTTCGTGGCGCAGTCCCTGACGGCGCCGCTGGACGAGATGACCACGGTGGCCGGGACGATCTCGCGCGGGGACTTCACCCGGCGGGTGCGGGGCGCGGACCGGCGCGACGAGCTGGGCGACCTGGCCTCGACGATCAACCGCATGGCGGACGATCTGGAGGCGGTGGACCGGCACCGCAAGGAGCTGGTGGCCAATGTGTCGCACGAGCTGCGGACCCCGATCGCCGCGCTCAGGGCCGTACTGGAGAACGTCGTGGACGGGGTGTCCGAGGCGGATCCGGAGACGATGCGGTCGGCGCTGAAGCAGACGGAGCGGCTGGGCCGGCTGGTGGAGACGCTGCTGGATCTGTCACGTCTTGACAACGGTGTCGTGGCGCTGCGGGCGAGCCGTTTCGAGGTCTGGCCGTATCTGTCCGGAGTTCTGCGGGAAGCGAACCTGGCCGCCTCGCAGCGCGGCCTCTCGTCCACCTCGGGCCTGCACAACCGCACCGACGTCCATCTGCACCTGGACGTGTCGCCGCCCGAGCTGGTGGCGCACGCGGACGCGGAGCGGCTGCACCAGGTGATGGCGAACCTGATCGACAACGCGGTGAAGCACTCGCCGCCGCACGGCCGCGTCACGGTGAGGGCCCGGCGCGGCCCGTACCCGGACTCCCTGGAGCTGGAGGTCGAGGACGAGGGTCCCGGCATCCCGGAGTCGGAGCGGCACAAGGTCTTCGAGCGCTTCAACCGGGGCGCCGCGCCGCTCCGGCAGGGCCCGGGCAGCGACGGCGGTACGGGCCTCGGGCTCGCGATCGCCCGCTGGGCGGTGGATCTGCACGGCGGCGGGATCGGGGTGGCCGAATCATCACGCGGCTGCCGGATCAGAGTCACTCTTCCGGGCAGCCTTCCGCCGAGAGATTGACGTAGGGTTCGAACCGGAAGAGCTCGTTCTGCGTGTACATGAGCGGGACGTGATCAGGGGTGCGGCCGAAGGAGGTCGTGCTCGCGCTTTTCCGTACCCTCACACCTGCGGAACCCCGCTTGTTTCCCGCCATTCACGGCACCGAAACACCCCGTCAAGTGTGACTTGCGCGACGTTGGCGCTCCCTGCCTGCACCTCTCGGCCGGACAGGCGTAGCCTTTATTTCCGCTGTCCATCACCTTGTGAAGCGGAAGAGGGCGGTTGCCGCCGTGTCGTCTCAGTCCCCCAGTACCCCGAGCTCCCCGACCGACCAGGACGGGCAGGGCAAGAGCCCCGCAGCCGCCTTCGGTGCCAATGAGTGGCTCGTCGACGAGATCTACCAGCAGTACCTCCAGGACCCGAATTCGGTCGATCGTGCCTGGTGGGACTTCTTCGCCGACTACAAGCCGGGAGCGTCGGACACCCCGGCCGCCCCGGCCGCCACCACCACTCAGAGCGCGCCCGCCGCGCAGCAGGCGGGCCCCGCACAGGCCGCGCCTGCCGCTCCTGCGGCCGTTCCGGCTCCCGCGGCCGCTCCGGTCGCGGCTCCGGCCCCCGTGGCCGCTCCGGCGCCCGTGAAGCCCGCCGTGGCCCCGGCCGCGCCGGTCGCCGCGAAGCCGGCCGCCGCCGCGCCCGCCCCGGTCAAGGCCGCTCCGGCCTCCACGCCGGCCGCCGGCCCCGAGCTGATCACGCTGCGCGGTCCCGCCGCCGCGGTCGCGAAGAACATGAACGCCTCGCTGGAGGTGCCGACGGCCACGTCCGTCCGCGCCGTCCCGGTGAAGCTGCTCTTCGACAACCGGATCGTGATCAACAACCACCTGAAGCGCGCCCGGGGCGGGAAGATCTCCTTCACGCACCTCATCGGCTACGCGATGGTGCAGGCGATCAAGGCCATGCCGTCGATGAACTACTCCTTCGCGGAGAAGGACGGCAAGCCGACCCTGGTCAAGCCGGAGCACGTGAACTTCGGTCTCGCGATCGACCTGGTGAAGCCCAACGGCGACCGCCAGCTCGTCGTCGCGGGCATCAAGAAGGCCGAGACGCTCAACTTCTTCGAGTTCTGGCAGGCGTACGAGGACATCGTGAAGCGGGCCCGCGTGGGCAAGCTGACGATGGAGGACTTCACCGGCGTCACGGTCTCCCTGACCAACCCCGGCGGCCTCGGCACCGTCCACTCCGTCCCGCGTCTGATGCCCGGACAGTCGGTCATCATG is part of the Streptomyces sp. NBC_00250 genome and harbors:
- a CDS encoding DUF4240 domain-containing protein, which translates into the protein MNEDAFWALIDELSRRPGDLDDRTEWLRTELLRRPPAESVEFQVRLEDACEVAGTRAVFRAANRIESGDCTDDGFHYFTLWLVGQGRKVYESVVADPDALADVPGIRALVGRHRDEWDDDEWPEWDGLDFVAQEAYDELTGQEDDEGEEFADAVDDLAEELADELSGDFEGEWEEGDEPRGSRPEGVAIPRLTALFPLATSGS
- the lon gene encoding endopeptidase La, with the translated sequence MASDSKPSVPLTLPVLPLDDEVVLPGMVVPLDLSDNDVRAAVEAAQAAARPGAGKPRVLLVPRVDGTYAATGVLGTVEQVGRLSDGDPGALIRGIGRVRIGAGTTGPGAALWVEGSTVEETLPDPLPGQVSDLVKEYKALATSWLKKRGAWQVVDRVQQIDGVGALADNSGYSPFLTVEQKVAILETADPVARLKLATAQLREHLAEQDVAETIAKDVQEGVDKQQREFLLRRQLEAVRKELRDLNGESAKDAADESDDYRARVEAADLPEKVREAALKEVEKLERSSDQSPEGSWIRTWLDTVLELPWNERTEDRYDIRGARAVLDAEHAGLDDVKERITEYLAVRKRRSERGLGVVGGRRGGAVLALVGPPGVGKTSLGESVAHAMGREFVRVALGGVRDEAEIRGHRRTYVGALPGRIVRAIKEAGSMNPVVLLDEIDKVGSDFRGDPAAALLEVLDPAQNHTFRDHYLEVELDLSDVVFLATANVLEAIPEALLDRMELVRLDGYTEDEKVVIARDHLLPRQLERAGLEPGEVVLEDASLRKLAGEYTREAGVRTLERSVSRLLRKIAAQHELGDRELPFTVGPDGLRELIGRPHHVPESAQDPAERRTAVPGVATGLAVTGAGGDVLFVEASLADPETGAAGLTLTGQLGDVMKESAQIALSFLRSHGAELELPVTGLKDRGVHIHFPAGAVPKDGPSAGVTMTTALASLLSGRLVRTDVAMTGEVSLTGRVLPIGGVKQKLLAAHRAGITTVVIPKRNEADLDDVPAEILEKLEVHPVTDVRQVLEIALSPAAVPVGVAAA
- a CDS encoding GNAT family N-acetyltransferase; the encoded protein is MDIAAITSAWVSGWTVSRGTPAAVTETWGYRIDVGLPRHVVRHVLPTPDEASVRALCARLTAPYSWLKIMAGPEDAGAWITDGWTVPDDPGFMMVKPLDPGARPAPPEGYARTTEVRDGVIRVRIVAPDGALAARGQIAPTGSTAVADQIETAPEHRRRGLGANVMRTLEAAAAQAGAETGVLAATTDGLALYDSLDWRYRGPLTGIVRDGT
- a CDS encoding RNA polymerase sigma factor, which translates into the protein MRLLRPAGGGPSGGDEDDDAALLRAVARGDSEALAALYDRHAGWLHARLARRCPDEETVREVLQDTFVTVWRSAGGHRGRGEAGGWLWVIAARRLVDAQRARARAERVVERAAERAAASTEPPAAAPSAEERVLAGLEYGEVGAALDRISPELAEVLRATVVDGLTTRETARLLGIPEGTVKTRALRARRELRAALGAAHPGGPHALGGTA
- a CDS encoding zf-HC2 domain-containing protein, producing the protein MTATRRPGAPGTPGAAETPGTTGSPWHVSDALALRYADGSAAETDAWSLEKHVESCANCAGRVSAAVRAGAAGPVLAAVRAELLTSLGHRPAPAESAGPVSPVGNPLGRWARVWWAVGPALRGSWVVAVALVVGGAFGLAYGAGFQGARSLLLALAPVLPLAGVAVSYGRHADPLYEITAATPSGGLRLLLTRTAAVLAVCVPLLTAGGALLPPVAGFPGAAAWLLPGLALTLATLALGSFVGCRAAAATLGGGWLLAVTGPLLGQPGAGTGPASGAAALAPYFSGPTAQGAWAAAALACAALLALRRRSFDHLEPR
- a CDS encoding ABC transporter ATP-binding protein, with the protein product MNPTHAVAVSGLTVRHRRTVALDRLDLSLGPGVHGLLGPNGAGKTSLIRVLATVAAASSGRVELLGGDATSPRERTDIRRRLGYLPQEFGYYPAFTVREFVAYVAWLKEVPADRVPAAVERAVRRVGLGDRIDAKMKTLSGGMVRRAGIAQAIVNEPELLLLDEPTAGLDPEQRVDFRSLLRELGTEATVVVSTHLVEDVAAACTEVTLIEAGRLAFQGTTAELTALGGESTEGNDSTTHAVERGYTAALRAHRAPAGDAKEALR
- a CDS encoding spermidine synthase; amino-acid sequence: MSGTVTLDRREGPYGEVVLRRRDEHFEIIANGTFLMDTSDGRSERRLIDAAQAALPERSRSGASVLVGGLGVGFSLAHAAADPRWGRIAVVEREEAIIEWHRQGPLASVSGAALADSRTVILHTDLVAYLRTSPDTYDALCLDIDNGPDWTVTEDNESLYAAEGLAACAARLNPGGVLAVWSARPSADFEESLRNAGFSGVRTEEIPVARGVPDVVHLGVRPE
- a CDS encoding response regulator transcription factor, whose protein sequence is MEQTHTTHHGAAATPGAQRRVLVVEDDATIVEAISARLRAEGFLVQTATDGPAAVDAAEAWQPDLMVLDVMLPGFDGLEVCRRVQAQRPVPVLMLTARDDETDMLVGLGVGADDYMTKPFSMRELAARVHVLLRRVERAALAAVTPRSGILRLGELEIDHAQRRVRVRSEDVHLTPTEFDLLVCLASTPRAVLSREQLLAEVWDWADASGTRTVDSHIKALRRKIGAERIRTVHGVGYALETPAL